AGTGAGGTAGGAACGGAACCAGTGAAGGACGGTGTCAGAGAGGCCAATGTGCTGGAGACGGTGGAGAAGGATATTGTGGTCGATGGTGTCAAAGGCAGCAGTAGAAcagtctagaagtagaacaggagtgAGAGCTTTCAGCTACCAGGTCCCACGCCTTTGGAATCAGCTCCCAGTctcagtacgggaggctgctatcCTCTCCATCTTTAAGGCTAAACTTGAAACCTGCTTATATGCTGAAGCGTATACCctataatagcattaacttaaccgctagagtggacatgggctcgtccataaacggtcgcatttacagtcCTTGGAGTTGCTGTTAGATTACTAATAAACAGGAAGAAATTAAAATTCacatgtagctggttatgatttacagttcGCATAAACAGgcctgaatcataacataaccaaaccactagagcggacatgggctcgtctgtgaacggccacatttacagaccttggagtcactgttagtttaccaataaactgggagagatttgtcacctttacaataagtattgactaggccactgagagtgaggcccaaggccaaagcaggctgacttgataatactgtatcatgtttttctgcagtcagtgccttctcctcacccttctctctctgctctgtttcaggtgtcgtgaagctgataaTGGCAGtttctgatctgtggttcatggctcaactagtctgagacactctgatgttcaaTCACTCTATCCTGTCCTGTTGGTCATTCTGTCCACTatccccaaccagtcgaagcagatggctgccacctctgaacctggttctgctggagatttcttcctgttaaaagggagttgattcttcccactgttgctaagtgcttgttcgtgtggatcttgttgggttttttctttcttatgaatttcatatttggATAAGAGCATTGagttgactttgttgtaatttgcactatacaaatatagttgaattgaattgaatacttaaaactaatcccgtgcgaataggGCTTATGATGCTTTGtgcgtgtacttcggtaaacgtaccaatagcaccgagggttgtccgtacgacaactgtacgaatagacactttaaaAAGGGTATGTGTCAACTATAAGGGTGGAAACCGTGAGTGTGGTAGAGTGGTAGTATGGTGTTTCATGTGGCTCAAATGTGTACTGCAAACATAAATCTTAAAGACTGGAAGTAATATTGCAAATGCATTTGGCGACCCAAATAAAATCTTGTGTGACCCACCTGTGGGTCGCGACCCAGTCTCTGGGAATCAGTGCACTAACCAACATCATGTAAGGGAGCAATTGACCCCTTGTTGAGTTATTGAATGACCAATATTTATCTTGTCGTGGCAGCTCAATACAATCTAAGACTATGAGCACGCTGAACGATTGATTTATTGTCCATCAGACAAAAAGACTCACTGACCTCTTGTAGACAGCAGGGACAACAGCAGGACATGCAGCGGAACGGACGGATCAAGCGAATGACCTCCCGGTCTGAGTAGTCACTGATTTTCATGACAAAGCTCCTCAGAGAGCCGCAGCAGTTCTTGGTGCAGTAGTCGTTTTCTTCTTTGGCCTTATAGATCTTTTGGCCCTGACTATTTTTTATCTTATACTGGTTTTTCATGTCGAACCCGACGGATGCTGGGCAGGGTTTGGGGGAGAAACATGGAACAGAGGAGTACAGATAAATAGAGGGTCAGAGGATGGATTTCACCGTGGTTATCTGAGGAAGTGAAAAAGCCTCACCTTTGACGAGTTCAACTTTCTGATGGATCTGGATGTGGTCAATCTTAAACCAAACAATAAACAAGTCAGTTACATGGTGACAAGTTGTGAGGGTCGTCCTTCTCAAATCAACAGGAAAAAAACTGAACGCTGTGAAAATATTTACAATGCAAAATGTCCTCGCATGAATTTTCCTAGAAATCATCATCTACAGCACAAATGTCAAACTCAatgcccgggggccaaatctggccctttagagcagtggtccTCAAATTTATTAGCCCAAGTACCgtctttctctaacttttaaatccaagtaccccatatttttaatgctttcatttgtaatttctaCACTCTTTCTCAAGTAACCCCTGTAGTGCTGTCGTGTACCcccatttcagaaacactgctttagagcatccaattcagcctgcagaagaaagtaaaagtgacagagaaaacatgaattgttgtgtaaattaccaatttaataaaactctacaatatttttaggggctttcTTCTCTCTTTATATcacattaattaattcatttttttgtaaattgtgcAAAGAACTAAATCTTTcaacaaatcttgcaatttctcaaacAATTCCACACAAAAATttggtaacaaaatcaatacatttttaagtgaACTAAACTGATACTGAAAACTAAGGTACAATGAtgttaaaagttattttttccccaccttatacctgtggcccacttgagcttAAACTGGTCTGtaattggcccctgaactcagagcagtttgacatccctgatcTACAGCCTCTGAGAAAACTTtacagaactaaaaaaaaaaaatcctacttTCTTCAGCCTGCATCCACTTtcattaattgatttatttattactctacataattatgttgaataaaaatctAAGTAACAAAAGAATATGATTTGAAATAAGAATTAACAGGAAACGAGAAAACCAGagacaaaataaatcagaaaaaaggtTTGTAGATCTCTTGTTTTTGTATGAGAAAGCTCTCATTTAAAGCATACCAATGCCTCGCCGTGTCATTCCCAGACCAAAATAACTCACATGTAGATTATAGCTGTAGATTCCTGTGTATCATGTTACTTCATGCCTGTGCTCTAAACAGAGCGCGCTCATTTAGTAAactaaaggtaaaaaaaaaaaacctgaacaaAACAAGCAAACTATCACCTCACTATGACCAATCAatccagatttatttttaaagcactttaaacaGGGAGCTGAAGTGCTTATGTAATGATATTAAACAAATCCAACAAAATGCGTTTctatacataaaataattctAAAACAAGTAGATAAATCTAtccataaaatatattttgatgttTCTTCAATGGGGAATGTATTTCTATGGATATCCTAGAACTGGTTTACAAAGAGGAACATCATTGTTGTCAGTACTTACGCACACACCCACATATGGTGACTCTGCAGGTTGTTGCATAACACAATTCATCACCCACCTGTGCAAGGTACTCCAGTCCCGGTGGAACTCCAATGGGAACCATGGAATGAGGCGCATCCGGGGCCGGAGTGATCCCTGCGGGTGGGCTCGCTGGGACCACGGCACTGGGCTGGAACATGATGGGAGGTGGGCCCATGTTGTAGTGCATATCAAAACTCGGTGGAGGATCTTGACCAAGGTCGCTGTAGCCGGCAGAGTAATTGTAAGGGAGGGCAAAACGTTCTCCTGGGTGAGGCATCGGGTACGGAGGCTGATTGTACTGAGTTGGGTAACCTGGTTAGAAGATGCAGACAgtggaaaaaatacacatttatttaatttaaagcgATACACAACCCATCACATTAATGCACTTTGAATGATAGCTCTAAAGCTGAATATTTGGATGTCATTGGATGTCTTTAACCTCATCAAACATGTTGGAGTTACATGAATGCAACACTTCCTTGTAGGGGTGTGCACTGTTGTGAATCTGACAAtatgatatatcccaatacgatatacagtacatcgcaataataataattacatattggtatgaaatacaatttatctaaaaaaaaaatttaactttgGAGAACAAGTAACCAATGGTAACCAACTGTAATTCAAGGACCATTATCAAAAACAAgaggtatgtttatcaaattacatttttcaaaaaagtttaacttttgcttctccTACACATTCTGTTAGGTTCTTAAATTTCTTTTAAAAGAGTAATCACTACAAGGGACGTcccaatcaggttttttttgtccCCGAGTCCGAGTCCTTTGATTtcgagtattggccgataccgagtcCCTTCTAtaatacatgaaaaaataaagaagagcGAAAAAACTGATAccccttatttttttttatttcattcaccttattttaacatttaaccctaaacagagcacttctgGGATGTACAGTAGCTTGAACaatcaagcaataaataaactaaattctTTACTTTATACTTTAGTGCAAGGGTAaataatattacataaaaatgaatagtgcctcatcttaaaataccaGACAGGCATGTGAACAAATCAGAAAATCACAGTGCTATAAAGTAAGGCCAGTAAAGTGGTTTTAGGAACTGCACTCTTAATGCTTACTCTCCTCCGTTAGTTTCACAGAATGAAATGTATGGTTTCCTTGATGAAAACCAACATCTCTACCTTGTCAGGTTTGAgcctgtttcttttctctgttgCAACAGCAGCTATGGAGGGAAATTGATTAGCATGTTCTTTCACGTACTTAAGTAGATTGCTTTTCTTAGGGGTCATTTGCTCTGAGAGGTACGTCTGCACCTCAGCTTCTGCTGATGTGGTGCTCAAAGACCGGGCCTG
This window of the Gouania willdenowi chromosome 18, fGouWil2.1, whole genome shotgun sequence genome carries:
- the LOC114480292 gene encoding phospholipid scramblase 2-like; this translates as MPHPGERFALPYNYSAGYSDLGQDPPPSFDMHYNMGPPPIMFQPSAVVPASPPAGITPAPDAPHSMVPIGVPPGLEYLAQIDHIQIHQKVELVKASVGFDMKNQYKIKNSQGQKIYKAKEENDYCTKNCCGSLRSFVMKISDYSDREVIRLIRPFRCMSCCCPCCLQEMEVQAPPGTTIGYVKQDWHPFLPKVSIQGPNKETLMKIEGPCCVSYCCGDVNYELKTNDSDEAIGLISKQWSGVLKEVFPLDLDVKMKAVLLGACFLIDFMFFGAVRPRSIALSSEMDE